A genome region from Cystobacter fuscus DSM 2262 includes the following:
- a CDS encoding HAD-IG family 5'-nucleotidase — translation MIGHLQAPPPERGLFCNRTLNLRAIKAIGYDMDYTLIHYKVEVWEKRAYEYMRDRLAAQGWPVAHLTFDPVLAMRGLIIDTEKGNLIKANRFGFVKKALHGTRPMSFESQRDEYMRTVIDLSERRWIFLNTLFSLSEACLYAQLVDLLDEDKLEGPMGYNDLYEHVRRSLDATHMEGALKAEIIANPARYVQADPETPLALLDQKHAGKKLLLITNSEWAYTLPMMHAAFDPHLPQGMTWRELFDVVIVSARKPEFFTTRSSLFEVVTVAGQEGLLRPHSGPLKPGVPYFGGSASEVERSLGMSGDEILYVGDHMFGDVHVSKSALRWRTALILRELEDEIRAISAFRTTETRLAERMQQKERLEAEACQVRLELQRRRLGYTARDESLPGDEQLHARSLELRAQQEALDAELGPMARAASELSNPVWGLLTRAGNDKSHLARQVERYADIYTSRVSNFLFATPFVYLRSPRGSLPHDPSTPGGTPVFPHPTTGGDTGGGDTGGA, via the coding sequence ATGATTGGCCACTTGCAAGCACCCCCACCCGAGCGCGGCCTGTTCTGCAACCGCACCCTCAACCTGCGGGCCATCAAGGCCATCGGGTACGACATGGACTACACGCTCATCCACTACAAGGTGGAGGTCTGGGAGAAGCGTGCGTACGAGTACATGAGGGATCGGCTCGCGGCCCAGGGTTGGCCCGTGGCGCACCTCACGTTCGATCCGGTGCTCGCCATGCGCGGGCTCATCATCGACACCGAGAAGGGCAATCTGATCAAGGCCAACCGCTTCGGCTTCGTGAAGAAGGCGCTGCACGGCACCCGGCCCATGAGCTTCGAGTCCCAGCGCGACGAATACATGCGCACCGTCATCGACCTGTCCGAGCGGCGCTGGATCTTCCTCAACACGCTCTTCTCGCTGTCCGAGGCGTGTCTCTACGCCCAACTGGTGGACCTGCTGGACGAAGACAAGCTCGAGGGGCCCATGGGCTACAACGACCTCTACGAGCACGTGCGCCGCAGCCTCGATGCCACCCACATGGAGGGCGCGCTCAAGGCGGAGATCATCGCCAACCCGGCGCGCTACGTTCAGGCCGATCCGGAAACGCCGCTCGCCTTGTTGGATCAGAAGCACGCGGGCAAGAAGCTGCTGCTCATCACCAACAGCGAGTGGGCGTACACGCTGCCCATGATGCACGCCGCGTTCGACCCCCACCTGCCCCAGGGCATGACGTGGCGCGAGCTGTTCGACGTGGTCATCGTCAGCGCGCGCAAGCCCGAGTTCTTCACCACGCGCTCCTCGCTCTTCGAGGTGGTGACGGTGGCGGGACAGGAGGGCCTGTTGCGTCCGCACTCGGGGCCGCTCAAGCCCGGGGTGCCCTACTTCGGCGGCAGCGCGAGCGAGGTGGAGCGTTCGCTGGGCATGAGCGGGGATGAAATCCTCTACGTGGGCGACCACATGTTCGGCGACGTGCACGTGAGCAAGAGCGCGCTGCGCTGGCGCACCGCCCTCATCCTGCGCGAGCTGGAGGACGAGATCCGCGCCATCAGCGCCTTTCGCACCACCGAGACGCGGCTCGCCGAGCGCATGCAGCAGAAGGAGCGGCTGGAGGCCGAGGCGTGCCAGGTGCGGCTGGAGTTGCAGCGGCGGCGCCTGGGCTACACCGCGCGCGACGAGTCGCTGCCGGGCGACGAGCAGTTGCACGCGCGCTCCCTGGAGCTGCGCGCCCAGCAGGAGGCGCTCGACGCGGAGCTGGGACCCATGGCGCGCGCCGCGAGCGAGCTGTCCAACCCGGTCTGGGGACTGCTCACCCGCGCGGGCAACGACAAGAGCCACCTGGCGCGCCAGGTGGAGCGCTACGCGGACATCTACACGTCCCGGGTGAGCAACTTCCTCTTCGCCACGCCCTTCGTCTACCTGCGCAGCCCCCGGGGCAGCCTCCCGCACGACCCGAGCACCCCCGGCGGCACGCCCGTCTTCCCGCACCCCACGACGGGAGGAGACACGGGGGGAGGGGACACGGGCGGGGCCTGA
- the trxA gene encoding thioredoxin, translating into MAGDIIDVRDAEFGGQVLRADGPVLVDFTAHWCAPCRALTPALEALATANKDRMKVTRLDIDENPETAQTYGIRSVPTLLLFKQGRVVGQIVGAQPRQKLEGAVEKFLQAP; encoded by the coding sequence ATGGCGGGAGACATCATCGACGTGAGGGACGCGGAGTTCGGCGGGCAGGTGCTGCGGGCGGACGGGCCGGTGCTGGTGGACTTCACCGCCCACTGGTGCGCCCCCTGCCGCGCCCTCACCCCGGCGCTGGAGGCCCTGGCCACCGCGAACAAGGACCGGATGAAGGTGACGCGGCTGGACATCGACGAGAACCCGGAGACGGCCCAGACGTATGGCATCCGCTCCGTGCCCACCCTGCTCCTCTTCAAGCAGGGCCGGGTGGTGGGACAGATTGTCGGGGCCCAGCCCCGGCAGAAGCTGGAGGGCGCCGTGGAGAAGTTCCTCCAGGCGCCCTGA
- a CDS encoding START domain-containing protein has protein sequence MRNSLGVSLLVWAVATVAVAEEKWETVSTGAVSIRVRLRPDIPGGREVWAEGSMAVGLPHVQAALRNHATFRQWMPYVTESRVLEEAPGTRLTYTQLDFPLISNRDYVLRVVEEEGHAEDGTVTFLQRWTPDNEAVPERSGVVRLRHNSGSWLFSPLGEDRVRYVYRFTVEPGGSIPGFLAGVGQKDAVLDTVRAVEKRARQLAAQSSAAP, from the coding sequence ATGCGGAATTCGCTAGGGGTGTCGCTCCTGGTGTGGGCGGTGGCGACGGTGGCGGTGGCCGAGGAGAAGTGGGAGACGGTGTCGACGGGAGCGGTGTCCATCCGCGTGCGTCTGCGGCCGGACATTCCCGGAGGCCGCGAGGTCTGGGCCGAGGGCAGCATGGCCGTGGGTCTGCCCCACGTGCAGGCGGCGTTGCGCAACCACGCGACCTTCCGCCAGTGGATGCCTTATGTGACGGAGTCGCGCGTCCTGGAGGAAGCGCCCGGCACGCGCCTGACGTACACGCAGCTGGACTTCCCCCTCATCTCCAACCGCGACTACGTCCTGCGGGTGGTGGAGGAAGAGGGCCACGCGGAGGACGGGACGGTCACGTTCCTGCAACGCTGGACGCCGGACAACGAGGCGGTGCCCGAGCGCAGCGGCGTGGTGCGCTTGCGCCACAACTCGGGAAGTTGGCTCTTCTCGCCCCTGGGCGAGGACCGGGTGCGCTACGTCTACCGCTTCACCGTGGAGCCGGGTGGCTCCATCCCCGGCTTCCTCGCCGGCGTGGGACAGAAGGACGCCGTGCTGGACACGGTGCGCGCGGTGGAGAAGCGGGCGCGCCAGCTCGCCGCGCAGAGCAGCGCGGCACCCTAG
- a CDS encoding DUF2381 family protein, protein MAEVIPEGVTAEVVFLLPPRGPARTVRGVRPGAWLLLSILAAPPASAWEEAGGAVLQRRTLVHPSNPGRVPPLELHVAVGVATLVSFAECSRPEVLDFERGHPSLRVLDVGGGSLILSPSADLAPGERVPLFVSTGPGAEPLRFVLVTRRDAVDVRVQVVRAASGSDEDGVDGMARSLLDAPGAQATLDLPQRVAEIDTRNSRGQVDSVLWLGRRFFATVSARGGNKRTPPWPLAQVRMRATLPDGEVWEWPARLVSGVAGSTSQRHIATGLLPGGASGVELALDEAETPGVFQPLSRKEPSTSP, encoded by the coding sequence ATGGCGGAGGTCATCCCGGAGGGAGTGACCGCAGAAGTGGTTTTTCTCTTGCCGCCTCGAGGGCCTGCCCGTACTGTTCGCGGCGTGCGCCCTGGGGCATGGCTTCTCCTGTCAATCCTGGCCGCCCCTCCTGCCTCCGCATGGGAAGAAGCGGGAGGGGCCGTGCTCCAGCGGCGCACGCTCGTGCATCCCTCGAATCCCGGGCGGGTGCCGCCCCTGGAACTGCACGTGGCGGTGGGGGTGGCCACGCTCGTGTCGTTCGCGGAGTGCTCGCGGCCCGAGGTCCTGGACTTCGAGCGGGGTCATCCCTCCCTCCGTGTGCTCGACGTGGGCGGGGGCTCGTTGATCCTCTCTCCTTCCGCGGATCTCGCTCCGGGTGAGCGGGTTCCACTCTTCGTGAGCACCGGGCCCGGTGCCGAGCCGCTGCGCTTCGTGCTGGTGACGCGGCGCGATGCGGTGGATGTGCGGGTGCAGGTGGTGCGGGCCGCGTCGGGCTCCGACGAGGACGGGGTGGACGGCATGGCCCGGAGCCTGCTCGACGCGCCCGGGGCCCAAGCCACGCTCGACCTGCCCCAACGGGTGGCGGAGATCGACACCCGGAATTCTCGGGGCCAGGTTGATTCCGTGCTGTGGCTGGGACGGCGCTTCTTCGCCACGGTGTCCGCGAGGGGCGGCAACAAGAGGACTCCTCCCTGGCCGCTGGCCCAGGTCCGGATGCGGGCCACGCTCCCGGACGGAGAGGTGTGGGAATGGCCCGCGCGTCTGGTCTCGGGGGTGGCGGGTTCGACCTCCCAGCGGCACATCGCGACGGGCCTGCTGCCAGGGGGCGCCTCGGGAGTGGAGCTGGCGCTGGATGAAGCCGAGACCCCTGGAGTCTTTCAACCGTTGTCCCGGAAGGAGCCGAGCACGTCCCCATGA
- a CDS encoding YfbM family protein, which yields MSINGNFRRVSADQLRALLASPEQLNDLLDDSEVLDDDASSNAEYLPMEKNWQALHFLLTGTAWEGSPPLNFIGAGGQPVGDESFGYGPARAFTPEQVKEISRALGSVDGEALRRRFNARKMDELEIYPQGWSDHADEESLESLFEDFDALQRFLREGAEQGQALLVFLN from the coding sequence ATGAGCATCAATGGAAACTTCCGGCGTGTGAGCGCCGACCAGTTGCGCGCCCTGCTCGCCTCCCCCGAGCAGCTGAACGACCTCCTCGATGACTCCGAGGTCCTGGACGACGACGCCTCCTCCAACGCCGAGTACCTGCCCATGGAGAAGAACTGGCAGGCGCTGCACTTCCTGCTGACGGGAACGGCCTGGGAAGGCTCGCCGCCGCTGAATTTCATCGGCGCGGGTGGCCAGCCCGTGGGCGACGAGAGCTTCGGCTATGGCCCCGCGCGCGCATTCACCCCCGAGCAGGTGAAGGAGATCTCCCGGGCGCTCGGGAGCGTCGACGGGGAGGCGCTGCGCCGGCGCTTCAATGCCAGGAAGATGGACGAGCTGGAGATCTACCCGCAGGGCTGGTCGGACCACGCCGATGAGGAGTCGCTGGAGTCGCTGTTCGAGGACTTCGACGCGCTCCAGCGCTTCCTGCGCGAGGGCGCCGAGCAGGGGCAGGCCCTGCTCGTGTTCCTGAACTGA
- a CDS encoding DUF2267 domain-containing protein, whose translation MSDTPPGNPLSRGDKRPPSRPGPSSAAFTTSLTQEGRLDPALAECAAVSVITALLRNLELDEDQEPQGHLMRKLVEFLPTRDAGKDSPEPIAGQEALFTCVARELRLDVSAVEPLVRTVFQTLRGLLSEGECQDVERSLSWDLHYLWRRTQ comes from the coding sequence GTGTCTGACACCCCACCGGGCAATCCCCTGAGCCGTGGTGACAAGCGTCCCCCCTCCCGGCCCGGGCCCTCTTCCGCCGCTTTCACCACGTCGCTGACCCAGGAGGGACGGCTGGACCCGGCCCTGGCCGAGTGCGCGGCCGTCTCGGTCATCACCGCCCTGCTGCGCAACCTCGAGCTGGACGAGGACCAGGAGCCGCAGGGCCACCTGATGCGCAAGCTGGTGGAGTTCCTCCCCACCCGGGACGCGGGCAAGGACTCCCCGGAGCCCATCGCGGGCCAGGAGGCCCTGTTCACGTGCGTGGCGCGGGAGCTGCGCCTGGACGTCTCCGCGGTGGAGCCCCTGGTGCGCACCGTCTTCCAGACCCTGCGCGGCTTGCTCTCCGAGGGCGAGTGCCAGGACGTGGAGCGCAGCCTGTCCTGGGACCTGCACTACCTGTGGCGGCGCACCCAGTAG
- a CDS encoding LysR family transcriptional regulator, whose translation MSPTPPLLDDMLVFAEVADTGSLTAAAARLGLRKSTVSRRLAALEERLGTRLLERNTRRLRLTEAGREYHAHCARLVAEARAVNQAMSEARDIPRGTLRVATFSLLGELLTPVIADFLLRHPQVRVEVSLAPAHVDLVAEAYDVALRTGPLVDSALVARRLGHVRTGYYASPTYLGRRGTPRSPEELAHHECVLVAEPGTDEVWFFTGPGGARTVPVTGRLQVPSVRAGHAAARAGLGLVRLPTVLVAEDVRAGALVPVLEAVSPPGLALYAVHPSRQRMPAKVKVFLEALTRGGPGLPWEDGPR comes from the coding sequence GTGTCCCCCACGCCCCCATTGCTCGATGACATGCTCGTCTTCGCCGAGGTGGCGGACACGGGGAGCCTCACCGCGGCGGCGGCGCGGCTGGGCCTGCGCAAGTCCACGGTGAGCCGGCGGCTGGCGGCCCTGGAGGAGCGCCTGGGCACGCGCCTGCTGGAGCGCAACACACGGCGGCTGAGGCTCACGGAAGCGGGGCGCGAGTACCACGCGCACTGCGCGCGGCTCGTCGCCGAGGCCCGCGCGGTGAACCAGGCGATGAGCGAAGCGCGGGACATCCCCCGGGGCACGTTGCGCGTGGCCACGTTCTCGCTGCTCGGCGAGCTGCTCACGCCCGTCATCGCCGACTTCCTCTTGCGCCACCCCCAGGTGCGCGTGGAGGTGTCCCTGGCACCCGCCCACGTGGACCTCGTGGCCGAGGCGTATGACGTCGCCCTGCGCACCGGGCCGCTCGTGGACTCGGCCCTGGTGGCGCGCCGGCTCGGCCACGTGCGCACCGGCTATTACGCGAGCCCCACCTACCTCGGCCGGCGCGGCACGCCCCGCTCGCCCGAGGAGCTCGCCCACCACGAGTGCGTGCTGGTGGCGGAGCCGGGCACGGACGAGGTGTGGTTCTTCACGGGCCCGGGCGGCGCGCGCACCGTGCCGGTGACGGGCAGGTTGCAGGTGCCCAGCGTGCGCGCGGGCCACGCCGCGGCCCGGGCGGGGCTCGGGCTGGTGCGCCTGCCCACCGTGCTCGTCGCGGAAGACGTGCGCGCCGGCGCGCTCGTGCCGGTGCTGGAGGCGGTGTCGCCCCCGGGCCTCGCGCTCTACGCCGTCCATCCCAGCCGACAGCGGATGCCCGCCAAGGTGAAGGTCTTCCTCGAGGCCCTCACCCGGGGCGGCCCGGGACTGCCCTGGGAGGATGGGCCCCGGTAG